A stretch of Candidatus Brocadiaceae bacterium DNA encodes these proteins:
- a CDS encoding DUF503 domain-containing protein, which produces MKCKILLEHYRCRKPRMRLEFCKSDDTVIGILSVRLILRSSRSLKEKRRIIKGLKDRIKNEFNVSISETGTLDNCQYARLGIAIVGNDRQFLNGVLSRLINVFGSAVSFELVDQCMEFISFPFAESGKYGSTDIFPAEK; this is translated from the coding sequence ATGAAGTGCAAAATATTGCTCGAACATTATCGATGTCGTAAGCCTCGTATGAGATTAGAATTTTGTAAATCAGATGATACGGTAATCGGTATATTGAGTGTCCGGTTAATACTGCGAAGTTCTCGTTCGTTAAAAGAAAAACGTCGCATAATTAAAGGTTTGAAAGATCGCATTAAAAATGAATTCAATGTTTCTATTTCTGAAACCGGCACTTTAGATAATTGTCAGTATGCTCGATTGGGGATCGCCATAGTGGGAAATGACCGGCAATTTTTGAATGGTGTTTTATCGCGCCTCATAAACGTGTTTGGGTCTGCTGTTTCATTCGAGCTTGTAGATCAATGCATGGAGTTTATTTCCTTTCCCTTCGCAGAATCTGGAAAATATGGCTCAACGGATATTTTTCCTGCTGAAAAGTAA
- a CDS encoding cysteine hydrolase, translating to MKRITSHEKRECAVLVTDMLNDFIEENHPLEVPMAGKIVPNIKKQILRARKLQIPVIYCCDAHGKHDPEFNIWPKHAIKGTEGARVVKKLKPCKGDYMVTKSHYSCFYKTTLDALLKRLGKTHLIVTGVVTNICILYTVADAYARGYKITIPADCVAALTKREQQFALQQMKHIFHARII from the coding sequence GTGAAAAGAATAACGAGTCATGAAAAAAGAGAGTGTGCCGTTCTCGTGACCGATATGCTTAATGATTTTATCGAAGAAAATCACCCCCTTGAGGTCCCCATGGCCGGAAAAATTGTTCCGAATATCAAAAAACAGATTCTTCGGGCAAGAAAACTTCAAATCCCTGTCATTTATTGTTGCGACGCGCATGGAAAGCATGACCCTGAATTTAATATATGGCCAAAACACGCGATAAAAGGGACCGAAGGCGCTCGGGTTGTCAAAAAACTCAAACCGTGTAAAGGAGATTATATGGTGACGAAAAGTCACTATTCCTGTTTTTATAAAACGACATTGGATGCTTTATTGAAAAGATTGGGGAAAACGCATCTCATTGTTACGGGTGTTGTAACGAATATTTGTATTTTGTATACCGTCGCGGATGCTTACGCAAGAGGGTATAAGATTACAATACCAGCAGATTGTGTTGCGGCACTTACAAAACGTGAACAACAATTTGCATTACAGCAAATGAAACATATTTTTCATGCCAGAATTATTTAG
- a CDS encoding aminodeoxychorismate/anthranilate synthase component II, translating into MVIIIDNYDSFTYNLVQQIGAFGAKMEVFRNNKVSIDDIEKKNPHYIIISPGPCTPKEAGISNDIIKRFSARIPILGVCLGHQCIAYTYGAEIVRARRLMHGKTSLISHDGKTLFKGLSNPFVATRYHSLIIKEDTLPDCFEITARADDDEIMGIRHKKHPLEGVQFHPESFLTEEGPKLLKNFLSIA; encoded by the coding sequence ATGGTAATAATTATCGATAATTACGATTCCTTTACTTACAATCTTGTACAGCAAATTGGCGCTTTTGGTGCAAAGATGGAAGTCTTTAGGAATAACAAGGTGAGCATAGATGATATTGAGAAGAAAAATCCACACTATATCATCATATCCCCCGGCCCCTGCACCCCAAAGGAAGCTGGCATTTCCAACGATATTATAAAACGTTTTTCCGCCAGGATACCCATACTGGGTGTATGCTTAGGGCACCAATGTATTGCATATACGTATGGCGCAGAAATAGTTCGGGCGAGAAGATTAATGCACGGCAAAACATCCCTGATTTCACATGACGGAAAAACTCTCTTCAAAGGCCTTTCCAATCCTTTTGTAGCGACACGTTATCATTCTCTTATTATTAAGGAGGACACCCTGCCTGATTGTTTCGAGATAACTGCCAGGGCAGACGATGATGAAATCATGGGTATTCGACATAAAAAACACCCTCTGGAAGGCGTACAGTTTCACCCGGAATCCTTTTTAACGGAAGAAGGACCAAAGCTCCTTAAAAATTTCTTAAGCATTGCCTAG
- the nusA gene encoding transcription termination factor NusA yields MDKESLLRLVDSLHRDKEISKEVVFQGIEAALTTAARKHFKSQDDILIQIDRETGEIVAMEGERRIDPSELGRITAQTAKQVIIQKIREAERDVIYEEYTNRKGGIVSGTVQRFEGSVMVVNLGKTEGLLQRSEQTANEHYNIGERIRAIVFDVKKVGTRVKILLSRAHPEFVRRLFELEVPEIAEETIGIKALAREPGHRTKIAVTSSDANVDCVGSCVGMRGSRIKNIVDELNGEKIDIIRWSEKPEELLPNALKPAEVSGIILSEENRVATVVVPNDQLSLAIGKKGQNVRLASRLTGWDIDIITEADLEERQNAGDADFVETTENAEIGSEKEET; encoded by the coding sequence ATGGACAAAGAAAGTTTGCTGCGACTAGTAGATAGTTTGCATAGGGATAAAGAGATTTCCAAGGAAGTTGTGTTTCAGGGCATAGAAGCCGCTCTCACTACCGCCGCCAGAAAACATTTTAAATCTCAGGATGACATTCTCATCCAGATTGACAGAGAGACGGGGGAAATAGTTGCTATGGAAGGTGAGCGGAGAATTGACCCTTCCGAGCTAGGCAGGATTACGGCACAAACTGCAAAACAGGTTATTATTCAGAAGATCAGAGAAGCTGAGCGGGATGTAATTTATGAGGAGTATACCAACCGCAAAGGTGGTATTGTCAGCGGTACGGTCCAAAGGTTTGAAGGTTCTGTGATGGTGGTGAATCTGGGTAAAACCGAAGGGTTGTTACAAAGGTCCGAACAGACTGCAAATGAACACTACAATATCGGTGAGCGTATCAGGGCAATTGTTTTTGATGTAAAAAAGGTGGGAACCAGAGTGAAAATATTGCTTTCGAGGGCACATCCTGAGTTTGTGCGCAGGCTTTTTGAGTTAGAAGTTCCCGAAATTGCGGAAGAAACGATTGGTATTAAAGCTCTGGCGAGAGAACCCGGCCATAGGACTAAGATTGCTGTGACTTCTAGTGATGCGAATGTTGATTGTGTCGGTTCCTGTGTGGGCATGCGTGGTTCTCGGATTAAAAATATCGTGGATGAATTAAACGGAGAGAAGATAGATATTATTAGGTGGAGTGAAAAACCCGAAGAACTTTTGCCGAATGCTTTGAAACCGGCGGAGGTTTCTGGTATCATTTTATCTGAGGAAAATCGGGTTGCAACCGTGGTGGTTCCAAATGATCAGCTCTCGTTAGCAATAGGCAAAAAAGGTCAGAATGTTCGCCTTGCGTCTCGTTTAACTGGCTGGGATATTGACATCATTACAGAAGCGGATCTTGAAGAACGGCAAAATGCGGGAGATGCGGATTTTGTGGAAACCACCGAGAATGCTGAAATTGGCAGCGAAAAAGAGGAAACGTAA
- the rbfA gene encoding 30S ribosome-binding factor RbfA, whose translation MYSRRIERLAETLKQEVSKAILYKLKDPRISFVTVTNVDASPDFKNAKVYLSILGDDPAQKKTLQVLTHAKGVIQAEVGRHLHTRNTPHLTFYLDESAKKSIRISKIIDDAIKESNNNTIESELVE comes from the coding sequence ATGTATTCAAGAAGGATTGAAAGGCTCGCTGAAACCCTGAAGCAGGAAGTCAGCAAGGCTATTCTTTACAAGCTGAAAGATCCCAGGATAAGTTTTGTTACGGTAACAAATGTTGATGCTTCACCTGATTTCAAAAATGCGAAGGTATATTTATCTATTCTTGGTGATGATCCTGCACAGAAAAAAACCTTACAAGTATTAACCCATGCAAAAGGGGTTATTCAAGCAGAAGTAGGCAGGCATTTACATACAAGGAATACTCCACATTTAACATTTTATTTGGATGAATCGGCAAAAAAGAGTATAAGAATTTCTAAAATTATTGATGATGCGATAAAGGAAAGTAATAATAATACGATAGAGAGTGAGTTAGTTGAATGA
- the pyrF gene encoding orotidine-5'-phosphate decarboxylase, with protein MKTQSKENFSDLLITTIHNKNSCIVVGLDPHFKLIPDTIKKKFSNLQSEIFEYAARVIVEFNMQVIDVIAPFAGIVKPQIAFYELYGWRGVRAYKETIEYAKEKGLLVIGDVKRGDVPSTAEAYANAHMGTVHINNVADTPFSADAITVNPFLGTESLVPFIEIAKTHRKGIFVLVKTSNPLSSEFQDLVCGKQKLCEIIAEKTQALGKNLIGKRGYSAVGAVVGATFPKDMETLRNIMPQAFFLVPGYGSQGATAADIKRCFNPDGLGAIINASRSILYAYTLSPWKEKYGINRWRDATREAIVKMNRELENPSIKK; from the coding sequence ATGAAGACTCAAAGTAAAGAAAATTTTTCCGATCTGCTCATCACTACCATACACAATAAAAATAGTTGCATCGTTGTTGGCCTAGACCCTCACTTCAAGCTTATTCCTGATACGATTAAAAAGAAATTCTCAAATTTACAAAGTGAAATTTTTGAATATGCAGCGCGAGTTATCGTGGAGTTTAATATGCAGGTTATTGATGTTATTGCGCCCTTTGCCGGTATCGTAAAACCACAAATTGCTTTTTATGAGCTTTATGGTTGGCGGGGTGTGCGGGCATACAAAGAAACTATTGAATACGCGAAAGAGAAAGGATTATTAGTTATCGGTGATGTAAAGAGAGGAGATGTTCCCAGTACCGCGGAAGCATATGCCAATGCTCACATGGGAACCGTACACATAAACAACGTTGCCGATACCCCTTTTTCTGCTGACGCAATAACTGTTAACCCATTTCTGGGAACTGAGAGCCTGGTCCCTTTTATAGAGATAGCAAAAACACACCGTAAGGGTATCTTTGTACTGGTAAAAACGTCGAATCCCCTGTCAAGCGAATTTCAGGATCTTGTCTGCGGGAAACAAAAACTTTGTGAAATTATTGCCGAGAAAACTCAAGCATTGGGTAAAAATTTAATTGGAAAGCGGGGATACAGTGCTGTTGGAGCTGTAGTGGGCGCCACGTTTCCGAAGGACATGGAAACGCTGAGGAATATTATGCCTCAAGCTTTTTTTCTTGTGCCTGGTTACGGTTCCCAGGGCGCAACGGCAGCAGATATCAAACGATGCTTTAACCCTGATGGCCTCGGAGCAATTATCAACGCCTCCCGTTCTATCCTTTACGCTTACACTCTTTCTCCCTGGAAGGAAAAATACGGTATAAACAGGTGGAGAGATGCTACGCGGGAAGCCATAGTAAAAATGAACAGGGAACTGGAAAACCCTTCTATAAAAAAATGA
- a CDS encoding RluA family pseudouridine synthase: MVFVNKRRTWIASYQLNGGDLVEIVNEAVQTEKFQDNTVLYQDDYYLIVSKPPGIVTNGENSLETKLRIYPGYRNLQAVHRLDKNTTGAVLFAKNEEAFHHMKSLFKKQLVKKVYRAIVKGRVKKDTLTLNSPVRGLKAASHIKTLKKGLGVSYIEIEIETGRLHQIRIHLASVGHPIIGETEYDRKPIMNSVLRQINRQMLHAYHISFPHPYIQKLLTITADIPADFKQYLKLLGLEE; the protein is encoded by the coding sequence ATGGTATTTGTAAATAAAAGGCGCACCTGGATAGCTTCTTATCAATTGAACGGAGGAGATCTCGTTGAAATTGTAAACGAAGCTGTACAAACAGAAAAATTCCAGGACAACACCGTGCTTTACCAAGACGACTATTATCTAATCGTCTCAAAACCCCCCGGTATTGTAACAAACGGAGAAAATAGTCTGGAAACAAAATTGCGAATATACCCTGGATACCGTAATCTTCAAGCCGTCCATCGGCTGGATAAAAATACCACCGGCGCCGTTCTCTTTGCAAAAAACGAAGAAGCGTTTCATCACATGAAATCGTTGTTTAAAAAACAGCTTGTCAAAAAAGTATACAGGGCTATTGTCAAAGGACGCGTAAAAAAGGACACCCTGACCCTGAATTCTCCGGTTCGGGGACTAAAGGCTGCGTCACACATAAAGACTTTAAAAAAAGGCCTGGGTGTCTCTTATATAGAAATTGAAATCGAAACAGGAAGGTTGCATCAAATCAGAATTCATCTGGCTTCGGTTGGCCATCCTATTATCGGAGAAACCGAGTATGACCGCAAGCCAATCATGAATTCAGTTTTACGACAAATAAACAGACAGATGCTCCATGCCTACCATATTTCATTTCCGCACCCATACATACAAAAATTGTTAACAATCACAGCAGATATTCCCGCTGATTTTAAACAGTACCTAAAACTTCTGGGACTTGAAGAATAA
- the infB gene encoding translation initiation factor IF-2, giving the protein MGKIRISSLAKELGVKSNKLIDKCHEKGLAHITHHANTLDPEQAEIIKQFFLPGAKETVTKKISKTTRGDSAHGIKQKKEEKSSLQATRVVKVIQPSKVVKVQKNAQQRKHMVKVTPVKTFWKKKRTSAAGQQKRDSADGLTELKVSSVKEKATHVTMEAPITVKDLSSKLGIRANIIITKLLLGHDVRATINQILSEEVVQLLGMEFGIDIEIKKKETAVESDFMAHQISTKAEDMVYRAPIVTFLGHVDHGKTSLLDSIREANVVSGEAGGITQHIGAYKVIMHGKHVVFLDTPGHEAFTAMRARGANITDVVVLVVAADDGMMPQTEEAINHAKAANVPIVVAVNKIDKAGANTARVKQQLAALDLIPEEWSGTTQFVETSAITKQGIDSLLELLLLESEILELKANPKNPARGVVLEANLSEGRGVVANVLIQDGTLRQGDIILCGKTFGRARLITDDRGNEIKAAGPSTPVSVSDFSEVPEAGDKFYVVHDIQKAREIAQERQMKARETSLAQHQHVTLESLYSKIAEGNVKEIKVILKADYKGSVEVLKKALEELATEEIKVKILHSGVGGITESDVLLADASDALIIGFHVTPEDKARSLAEEKGVEIRLYKIIYDATNEIRAAMEGMLEPEKKEVILGQVEIRLVYNISKIGNVAGCYVKTGKITRNSLVRLIRDNVVIYDGKLETLRVVRDDVKEVKAGFECGLKIANYNDIKAGDIVEAYEVQNIARTLSMS; this is encoded by the coding sequence ATGGGAAAGATTAGAATCAGCTCGCTTGCAAAAGAACTTGGTGTAAAGAGTAATAAGCTCATTGACAAATGTCACGAGAAAGGGTTGGCGCATATTACTCATCATGCGAATACGCTGGATCCTGAACAAGCAGAGATAATAAAACAATTTTTTTTGCCGGGCGCGAAGGAAACTGTCACGAAAAAAATATCAAAAACAACGAGGGGTGATTCTGCTCATGGAATCAAACAAAAAAAAGAAGAAAAGTCCTCTTTGCAAGCGACAAGAGTTGTTAAGGTAATTCAGCCAAGCAAGGTCGTTAAAGTTCAAAAAAATGCGCAACAGAGAAAACATATGGTAAAAGTAACACCGGTTAAAACTTTTTGGAAGAAAAAACGCACGTCCGCTGCCGGTCAACAAAAAAGAGACTCTGCGGATGGTCTTACAGAATTAAAGGTTTCCAGTGTCAAGGAGAAAGCGACGCATGTCACTATGGAGGCGCCAATAACGGTAAAAGACCTTTCTTCGAAGTTGGGTATACGTGCGAATATTATCATAACGAAATTACTGCTTGGCCATGATGTTCGTGCAACAATTAATCAGATATTAAGCGAAGAAGTTGTGCAATTGCTGGGAATGGAATTTGGAATAGACATTGAAATTAAGAAAAAAGAAACGGCAGTAGAGTCCGATTTTATGGCCCATCAGATATCTACAAAAGCTGAGGATATGGTGTACCGTGCTCCGATTGTCACGTTTCTGGGTCATGTTGACCATGGAAAGACATCACTGTTGGATAGTATTCGGGAAGCGAATGTGGTTTCGGGAGAAGCCGGGGGGATTACACAGCATATAGGCGCATACAAAGTAATAATGCATGGAAAGCATGTTGTTTTCCTTGACACGCCTGGTCATGAGGCATTTACGGCAATGCGGGCAAGGGGGGCAAATATCACTGATGTTGTGGTGCTTGTTGTGGCTGCGGATGATGGGATGATGCCGCAAACAGAGGAAGCGATTAACCATGCCAAGGCTGCCAATGTTCCGATTGTGGTTGCGGTAAATAAAATTGATAAAGCCGGAGCCAATACTGCACGTGTGAAACAACAGCTTGCTGCTTTGGATTTGATTCCTGAAGAATGGAGTGGAACTACGCAGTTTGTAGAAACCTCCGCCATTACAAAACAGGGAATTGACTCGTTGCTCGAATTGCTTTTGTTGGAATCAGAAATTCTTGAACTCAAGGCAAACCCAAAGAATCCGGCGCGGGGAGTGGTGTTGGAGGCAAATTTAAGCGAAGGGAGGGGGGTGGTTGCCAATGTTTTGATACAGGATGGCACGCTCCGACAGGGTGATATTATCCTTTGCGGTAAAACTTTTGGCAGGGCACGTCTTATTACCGATGATAGAGGGAATGAGATAAAGGCTGCAGGACCCTCTACACCCGTATCGGTTTCCGACTTCTCTGAAGTTCCTGAAGCGGGTGATAAATTCTACGTTGTTCACGATATACAAAAGGCACGGGAGATTGCGCAAGAAAGACAGATGAAGGCGAGGGAAACCTCTCTGGCACAACATCAACATGTTACCTTGGAAAGTCTTTATTCTAAAATAGCAGAAGGAAACGTAAAGGAAATCAAGGTTATTTTGAAGGCTGATTATAAGGGTTCGGTAGAGGTTTTGAAAAAGGCTTTGGAGGAACTTGCAACGGAAGAAATAAAGGTAAAGATATTGCATAGCGGTGTTGGGGGAATTACGGAATCGGATGTGCTTTTAGCAGATGCGTCGGATGCCCTGATAATCGGTTTTCATGTGACACCTGAAGATAAGGCTCGGTCTTTGGCGGAGGAAAAAGGGGTAGAAATCAGACTTTATAAGATTATTTATGATGCTACCAACGAAATAAGAGCCGCTATGGAAGGTATGCTGGAACCGGAAAAGAAGGAAGTCATATTAGGTCAAGTAGAAATAAGACTTGTGTATAACATTTCCAAAATCGGGAATGTTGCGGGTTGTTATGTGAAGACGGGTAAAATAACAAGGAATTCACTTGTTCGTCTCATTCGTGATAATGTTGTTATTTATGATGGAAAATTGGAAACGTTGAGAGTTGTAAGGGACGATGTAAAAGAGGTGAAAGCTGGTTTTGAGTGTGGGCTGAAGATTGCCAACTACAATGATATTAAAGCAGGAGATATTGTAGAGGCATATGAAGTGCAAAATATTGCTCGAACATTATCGATGTCGTAA